Proteins encoded in a region of the Nicotiana tomentosiformis chromosome 9, ASM39032v3, whole genome shotgun sequence genome:
- the LOC138898918 gene encoding uncharacterized protein yields the protein MARGRDTVTDFNELGMVDFDVIMGMDWLYSCFAKLDCRTRTVRFEFLNEPVVEWKGVNVIPKGRFISYLKATKMINKGCIYHLVWVMDTTAEAPTFESVPVMNEFLKVFLDELPGILPDREIDFGIDVMPDTHPISIPPYRMAPIELKELKEQLKDLLEKGFILPSVSPWGTPVLFVRKKDGSLRKAVKFQWPDTYERSFQELKSKLTTTPVLTLTEGT from the exons atgGCGCGTGGTCGGGACACTGTGACCGATTTCaatgaattggggatggttgattttgatgtaattatgggaatggattggctttattcatgttttgctaaacTCGACTgtcgaactagaactgtgaggtttgaatttcttaatgagccagttgttgagtggaagggggttAATGTGAtaccaaaaggtaggtttatttcttaccttaaggctacaaaaatgattaacaaggggtgtatctatcatttggtttGGGTTATggacaccactgctgaggcacctacattCGAATCTGTGCCAGTTATGAATGAATTTCTGAAGGTCTTTCTTGATGAGCTACCTGGTATTctgccagacagggagattgattttgggattgatgtgatgccagacacgcatcctatatccattccaccctaTAGGATGGCACCaatagaattgaaggaactaaaggaacaattgaaggatttgttagagaagggtttcatcctaCCGAGTGTGTCGCCATGGGGCACACcagttctctttgtgaggaagaaagatggatcactgagg aaggcagttaagttccagtggCCCGATACttatgaaaggagcttccaagagttgaaatcaaaattgactacgacaccggtgttgaccctgaCAGAGGGTACAtaa